A genomic stretch from Hermetia illucens chromosome 7, iHerIll2.2.curated.20191125, whole genome shotgun sequence includes:
- the LOC119660890 gene encoding leucine-rich repeats and immunoglobulin-like domains protein 3 → MIILLCWLEIFKSDAVPVTSSTKLACLLLMGFVITINGVDSSERRLPNVQLQLDGKTSQTDGEHLLVDRRSLAEPTVAPGEGSIGLNFCAAPCACLDDYFECKRQNLRQVPPLPKWVQNLELTGNKLDDSVEDSIKDLSSLNILNLKKNHLTRIPQFHGLVSLEKLNLAHNRIQIISKEALLSLPSLREIDLGKNRIKSILPSSFPIGNQLNLLNLNGNQIDHILPGALDNLQNLVELHLSHNHLAELPHEVFKSLNVLKKLDMSYNSLNISWAIFKGLDQLRVLKIRANGIEHLPDGVFQALKSIAVIELDSNRITNLSRSGFFNLNTLTTLSLSNNTIRSLDVDTWEFIQQLTLLDLSANHLSAISGNNFKCLSKLRKLYLQYNQIKYFADKVFECLHNLEYLDLSGNHLSTTIEGIPGPFTTLTKLQTLQLKENDVKSINKNAFLGLDALVYLNLDGNDITTIQFNAFEPLKRLEKLVINSTHFVCDCNLQWLHNWLSAQKAEHHDAISDQVVVCSYPPEVQGRNLLSLREDQDFMCNESPKPRLIKEPSNQLAIKGTNVTLECTAISSVAEPMFFQWRRDNIDIKSNETETKIQELNNNTIMTSFFHLNDVNREHNGKYQCTVTNSFGSAYSQRFKITVASYPGFGRTPNNVTISAGNTARLDCSAYGEPIPQIAWQKDGGNDFPAARERRMHVMTADDAFFIINAKPSDMGVYTCTAENPAGIIKANATLTVHETPAFMKPTELRQEIIVGKSFVLDCFIRGSPRPELHWYKDDKMLHMKERFYFAADKQLLVVTDAEYADAGVYRCEIKNELGAAYRYLTVKMTKSISKAIVNGDEMTGIIIITIFCCTIATSIIWVVIIYHTKKGNECNNNNYVRNAIDMSVSPQITQSMNLQSRFLLQQQQQVANSMGNDDLAIDILHPLPNGSLPSNHKDIDYTSNKYSGTGVSMKISQSVDDVNTSDSHSNCNNNPTTDSYELATYNQKQQMVPLINSASQSQHASSPTSPSVSQPFPSSYVATSSFMKPRATSLRLGSSNSDDNSIKQASLRNNSENYHNHISNCNSPSCTMEQTLSLIRSNDRNVRNGCVRNDGIPISSNLSNNNSPSIATNGN, encoded by the exons ATGATTATCCTCCTTTGTTGgctagaaattttcaaaagcgaCGCTGTACCTGTAACATCTTCCACAAAACTTGCCTGCCTGCTTCTTATGGGTTTTGTTATAACAATAAATGGCGTGGATTCATCAGAGCGTCGGTTACCTAATGTTCAGCTACAGTTAGACGGCAAAACATCGCAGACGGACGGTGAACATCTCCTAGTGGATCGTAGATCACTTGCGGAACCTACAGTTGCGCCCGGTGAAGGATCAATCGGATTGAATTTTTGTGCAGCGCCATGTGCATGTTTGGATGATTACTTTGAATGTAAGAGACAAAATTTGCGACAGGTCCCGCCCCTACCTAAGTGGGTGCAAAACTT AGAACTGACAGGTAACAAATTGGATGATAGTGTCGAGGATTCGATTAAGGATTTGTCGTCCTTAAATATTTT AAACCTGAAAAAGAACCATCTTACACGTATACCTCAGTTCCATGGGCTGGTCTCTTTGGAAAAGCTGAATTTAGCGCATAATCGtattcaaattatttcaaaagaGGCTTTGCTTTCGTTGCCTTCATTGCGGGAAATCGATTTGGGCAAAAATCGCATTAAGAGCATCCTACCCAGTTCATTTCCTATTGGAAATCAGTTGAATCTTTT GAATTTAAACGGAAATCAAATTGATCATATTTTACCGGGAGCGCTTGATAATCTACAAAATCTGGTTGAACTGCATTTGAGTCATAACCACTTAGCTGAGTTGCCGCATGAAGTATTTAAGTCACTGAACGTCCTTAAGAAATT GGACATGAGTTATAATAGCTTGAATATCTCATGGGCAATTTTCAAAGGATTAGATCAATTACGAGTATTGAAAATTCGTGCGAACGGAATTGAACATCTTCCCGACGGAGTTTTTCAGGCTTTAAAATCAATTGCGGTGAT tgAATTGGATTCAAATCGGATAACAAACCTAAGCCGCAGTGGGTTCTTTAATCTAAATACTCTGACCACCTTGTCTCTATCCAATAACACCATCCGAAGTCTTGATGTCGACACTTGGGAATTCATCCAACAGTTGACTTTGCTTGATTTATCCGCGAATCATCTGTCGGCAATATCCGGTAACAACTTCAAATGCTTGAGCAAGCTTAGGAAACTCTACCTCCAATATAATCAAATCAAGTATTTTGCTGATAAGGTGTTTGAATGCCTCCACAATCTGGAGTACTTAGACTTGAGCGGTAATCATCTATCGACAACAATTGAAGGGATTCCTGGTCCGTTTACAACGCTCACGAAACTTCAGACCTTACAATTGAAGGAGAATGACGTGAAGTCGATTAACAAAAATGCATTTCTGGGACTAGATGCCCTAGTGTATCTCAATCTAGATGGGAACGACATCACGACGATACAGTTCAATGCATTCGAGCCACTTAAGCGTCTTGAGAAGCTCGTTATAAATTCAACACATTTCGTGTGTGATTGTAATTTGCAGTGGCTCCATAATTGGTTGAGTGCCCAGAAAGCTGAACATCACGATGCAATTTCTGATCAGGTGGTGGTTTGCAGCTACCCCCCGGAAGTGCAGGGACGAAATTTACTGTCGTTACGTGAGGATCAGGATTTCATGTGCA ATGAATCACCGAAGCCCCGTTTGATAAAGGAGCCGAGCAATCAACTCGCAATAAAAGGGACAAACGTTACACTTGAATGCACCGCAATATCATCAGTAGCTGAACCAATGTTTTTCCAATGGCGTCGGGATAATATTGATATAAAAAGCAATGAAACTGAAACTAAAATACAAGAGCTAAACAACAATACAATTATGACGAGCTTCTTCCATTTGAATGATGTAAATCGCGAGCATAATGGAAAGTATCAATGCACAGTTACAAACAGTTTTGGATCAGCGTATTCACAGCGATTTAAAATCACAGTAGCGA gctATCCGGGCTTTGGACGTACACCAAACAATGTAACTATCAGTGCAGGCAATACAGCTCGTCTTGATTGTTCTGCATATGGTGAACCTATACCACAAATTGCCTGGCAAAAAGACGGTGGTAATGATTTTCCTGCTGCTCGGGAACGCAGGATGCATGTAATGACCGCCGATGATGcatttttcataataaatgcAAAGCCATCGGATATGGGAGTGTATACATGTACTGCAGAAAATCCAGCGGGAATTATTAAGGCAAATGCAACACTTACAGTTCACG AAACTCCTGCCTTCATGAAACCAACAGAACTGCGACAAGAGATCATTGTAGGTAAGTCATTCGTCCTTGATTGTTTTATTCGGGGGTCCCCGCGGCCAGAACTACATTGGTATAAAGATGATAAGATGTTGCATATGAAGGAGAGATTTTACTTTGCTGCCGATAAACAATTGTTAGTTGTAACTGATGCCGAGTATGCCGACGCCGGGGTTTATCGAtgtgaaataaaaaatgaattagGGGCAGCCTATCGATATTTGACTGtaaaaatgacaaaatctatttcAAAAGCTATCGTCAATGGGGACGAGATGACTGGTATTATAATTATTACGATTTTTTGTTGCACAATTGCTACTTCTATCATTTGGGTTGTTATCATTTATCACACTAAAAAAGGAAATGAGTGTAATAACAACAATTATGTGCGTAATGCTATCGACATGAGTGTCAGCCCTCAAATCACGCAATCGATGAATTTACAGTCGCGATtccttttgcaacaacaacagcaagttGCTAATAGTATGGGAAATGATGATCTAGCTATTGATATCTTACATCCATTGCCGAACGGCAGCTTGCCATCAAATCATAAAGACATCGATTATACTTCGAATAAATATTCTGGTACGGGAGTGTCGATGAAAATAAGCCAGAGTGTTGATGATGTCAATACAAGTGATTCACATTCGAATTGCAATAATAATCCAACAACAGATTCTTATGAACTTGCCACCTATAATCAAAAACAACAAATGGTTCCACTGATAAATTCTGCCTCGCAAAGCCAGCACGCATCATCGCCAACATCACCTTCAGTATCGCAACCTTTCCCTTCTTCATATGTTGCTACATCGTCTTTTATGAAGCCACGAGCAACTTCACTTCGATTAGGCAGCAGTAATAGCGACGATAATAGTATAAAACAAGCATCACTACGTAATAATAGTGAGAATTATCATAATCATATTTCAAACTGTAACAGCCCATCGTGTACAATGGAACAAACATTGTCACTTATTCGTAGTAATGATAGAAATGTTCGTAACGGTTGCGTACGAAATGATGGTATTCCTATTTCATCTAATCTTAGTAATAATAATTCTCCTAGTATTGCCACCAATGGAAATTGA